In the genome of Photobacterium sp. TY1-4, one region contains:
- the dusC gene encoding tRNA dihydrouridine(16) synthase DusC, whose product MRVILGPMEGVLDHLMREMLTEINDYDLCVTEFVRVIDQLLPDRVFYRLCPELKQGGKTASGTPVRVQLLGQDPHWMAENARRAIELGSPGIDINFGCPAKSVNKSRGGAVLLQDPALMHQIVKAVREAVDPRFPVTAKVRLGWDCPSHCFEIADAVIQARADELTVHARTKTDGYKADAIKWDYIRQLKAKTPISIVANGEVWNHQNGQDCMAVTQADALMLCRGALNLPNLCNVVKHNAPHMSWAEVLTMLLRYSEYEIKGDKGLYYPNRVKQWFAYLRHEYPQAKALFADIRRHNKAAPIVDILLAAQRQLAA is encoded by the coding sequence ATGCGAGTAATTTTAGGCCCGATGGAAGGTGTACTGGATCACCTGATGCGGGAGATGCTGACGGAAATCAATGACTACGACCTCTGCGTCACCGAATTCGTCCGGGTGATCGATCAACTGTTACCGGATCGGGTCTTTTACCGTTTATGTCCCGAGCTGAAGCAAGGCGGTAAAACGGCGTCCGGGACCCCGGTGCGCGTCCAGTTACTCGGCCAGGATCCGCACTGGATGGCTGAAAACGCCCGCCGCGCGATTGAACTGGGCTCCCCCGGGATTGATATTAACTTCGGCTGCCCGGCAAAATCCGTCAACAAGAGCCGGGGCGGCGCTGTATTGCTGCAAGACCCGGCGCTGATGCATCAGATCGTCAAGGCCGTTCGCGAGGCCGTCGATCCCCGCTTCCCGGTGACCGCCAAAGTGCGTCTCGGCTGGGACTGTCCAAGCCATTGCTTTGAAATTGCCGATGCCGTGATCCAGGCCCGTGCTGATGAACTCACCGTTCATGCCCGCACCAAAACCGACGGCTACAAGGCCGATGCCATCAAATGGGATTACATCCGCCAACTCAAAGCCAAAACCCCGATTTCCATCGTCGCCAACGGCGAAGTCTGGAACCATCAAAACGGTCAGGACTGCATGGCCGTCACTCAGGCCGATGCCCTGATGCTGTGTCGCGGCGCCCTGAATCTGCCGAACTTGTGCAACGTCGTGAAACACAATGCCCCGCATATGTCTTGGGCCGAAGTACTTACCATGCTGCTGCGCTATTCAGAATACGAAATCAAAGGTGACAAAGGTCTGTATTACCCGAACCGGGTCAAACAGTGGTTCGCCTATCTGCGCCATGAGTACCCGCAAGCCAAAGCGCTGTTTGCCGATATCCGCCGCCATAATAAAGCCGCGCCGATTGTCGACATCTTACTGGCGGCACAACGCCAGTTAGCAGCCTGA
- a CDS encoding KilA-N domain-containing protein gives MANLTILSKEVRILDGLYSLNDLHKASGGKKCHQPANFIRLNTTKELIEEIHRSSDLRNGDMTQSANSHFAKYQGGKNQGTWVCKELVYAYAMWISAKFHLQVIRAFDNQFQQNHPRPMQQAPALDYKPNHNIPLNDLIYEIAQLRGVSTEQVRIHYSHVFNSQNWTRENEFVAALARSVLRRDLEAERAKASPDVINLVAEAKERGLMLVDENEYLALRGRLQIQQEMLEKFIDEAMKISRNNRALLSHGLWG, from the coding sequence ATGGCTAATCTCACTATCCTATCCAAAGAAGTTCGTATTCTTGACGGGCTTTACTCACTTAATGACTTACACAAAGCTAGTGGTGGCAAGAAATGCCATCAGCCAGCCAACTTTATTCGACTAAACACCACCAAAGAATTAATTGAAGAAATTCACCGTTCCTCAGATCTGAGGAACGGTGATATGACCCAAAGTGCGAATTCGCACTTTGCCAAGTATCAAGGTGGAAAAAATCAAGGCACATGGGTCTGCAAAGAACTTGTCTATGCTTACGCCATGTGGATTAGCGCCAAATTCCACCTTCAAGTGATCCGGGCTTTCGATAATCAGTTTCAGCAGAACCATCCGCGACCCATGCAACAAGCCCCAGCCTTAGATTACAAACCCAACCACAACATCCCACTCAACGATCTGATTTACGAAATTGCCCAGCTCCGGGGCGTCAGCACCGAACAAGTCCGCATCCACTATAGCCACGTATTCAACTCCCAGAACTGGACCCGCGAGAATGAGTTCGTCGCCGCATTGGCCCGTTCCGTATTACGACGAGATCTCGAAGCCGAGCGCGCCAAAGCGAGCCCGGATGTGATCAATCTGGTCGCCGAGGCAAAAGAGCGGGGGCTGATGCTGGTCGATGAAAACGAGTATCTGGCGCTCCGGGGCCGGCTGCAAATCCAACAGGAGATGCTGGAGAAATTCATTGATGAGGCGATGAAAATCAGCCGCAACAATCGCGCCTTGCTGTCACATGGTTTGTGGGGGTAA
- a CDS encoding adenine glycosylase, with product MLTLNGTQLALKALRISVRQQLAGKDMSGQTSATDQAETGSKGKILTVKGVIPFAQKTLLTDLFSMAEAQDNGARQIYRISNNTAEALKIRQVKFQGAIRSDEQDSLRQWAVSFELIEHLSVPERVEQRQPDKPAAQQKVQGVETPVEVAVAENVPPGEEKELGWTMKFFTYIENTLA from the coding sequence ATGCTAACCCTTAACGGCACCCAGCTCGCCCTCAAAGCCCTGCGCATTAGCGTTCGCCAGCAACTGGCCGGAAAGGACATGTCCGGCCAGACTTCGGCGACTGACCAAGCGGAAACGGGCAGCAAAGGCAAAATCCTCACGGTGAAAGGCGTGATCCCGTTTGCGCAGAAAACGCTGCTCACCGACTTATTCAGCATGGCGGAGGCACAGGATAACGGTGCCCGCCAGATTTACCGGATTAGTAACAATACCGCCGAAGCGCTGAAAATCCGTCAGGTGAAGTTTCAGGGCGCGATTAGGTCTGATGAGCAGGATTCACTACGCCAGTGGGCCGTCTCGTTCGAGCTGATTGAACATCTATCGGTGCCGGAGCGGGTCGAACAGCGCCAGCCGGATAAACCTGCCGCTCAGCAAAAAGTGCAGGGCGTAGAAACACCGGTTGAGGTGGCGGTTGCTGAGAACGTGCCGCCTGGAGAAGAGAAGGAGCTGGGCTGGACGATGAAATTTTTCACCTACATCGAAAACACCTTGGCGTAA
- a CDS encoding phage tail protein gives MANTTETKILTTAGRNFLAQVNAEESPFKVDKLIFANIPNRADFPQPEDGVPTEYVVFEKAVERRGRLGPNVVIYSTTLTSAEGPFEFNWTGAYNEEHDVLLAIDHHTLTPKNENRPGIAGNTLVRSMSLEYKDIAEITNITVDASTWQYDSTQRLAKMDNDAAQAIIDQNGKDWFIADGFLVTPQSGSFKIQAGAGYVSGNRVSMEYNSSIQVLEKPAYIYLDAWREGTPTGQWETKYNFVVSADELDDYQDTATTPATPHFVCKIAQVMGDGSVSDLRPEGESASRDWVVKNTQYLVPSFTQAINLNIPSSAKSLKTLGYDQEGDGVSFEYFLSGTGTPGDTDNGGYFVDQSGRKWVLQFDDVIHIKAWGVNSTRMPEDNAARIRAALNFGGNGKHYDFGDKDYSFGEVLLEKTKATLRGSGTYDGELLIRHSAYLVTHDFDMDFDIHLSMKTEDNTKSAVKYHYCSKGKCVIDGDGYNVVHHAIHHSAELGPDWGQPVRRIKFGGAYRNVNHFIKGENSEDNNISFTMADITLIPSTEGTALISHVDIDTIDGFTCHSQVQFFPGHHIGNQTKKHNIILKKYTWANIADNKFFESGEEALLLIDGTRLILHDNQYAWPGQRKPCYAVVIDGLPIAGDYFSQSIIHDENVIRPSLGGVIIKAGSGRIKLHDVETHYPGRNERYYGTTPIPDGDKYGIEVEDGTIDVKTHDNYVRRGKFLLSGGIGQSNTHLKNIEDINGDGSGVVSETVPRVLTLDYSTNKVDVRRFSMVNIKQPTPTIIDDLENTDSESKLVIFRAYNGNTTFKNSSLLVLKGSKDVTVPDRGVITFLCMSDGSAVEQSRSFDAVLEA, from the coding sequence ATGGCGAACACCACGGAAACCAAAATTCTCACAACAGCTGGACGCAACTTTTTGGCGCAAGTGAATGCTGAAGAAAGCCCGTTCAAAGTGGATAAGCTGATTTTTGCCAATATCCCCAACCGAGCTGATTTTCCTCAACCGGAAGACGGTGTGCCCACAGAGTACGTGGTGTTTGAAAAAGCGGTAGAGCGCCGGGGCCGCCTCGGGCCGAACGTGGTGATCTATTCAACAACGCTCACCAGTGCTGAGGGGCCATTTGAATTCAACTGGACCGGCGCCTATAACGAAGAGCATGATGTGTTGCTCGCCATTGACCACCACACGCTGACCCCGAAGAACGAGAACCGTCCCGGCATTGCTGGTAACACCCTGGTGCGCTCGATGTCGCTTGAATATAAGGACATTGCCGAGATCACAAATATCACCGTAGACGCCTCAACTTGGCAATACGATTCAACTCAGCGCCTGGCGAAAATGGACAACGACGCTGCGCAGGCCATTATCGACCAGAACGGCAAAGACTGGTTCATCGCCGACGGTTTCCTGGTCACCCCGCAGTCGGGATCCTTCAAGATTCAGGCCGGTGCCGGTTATGTCTCCGGCAACCGCGTCAGCATGGAATACAACAGTTCCATCCAGGTGCTCGAAAAGCCTGCCTACATCTACCTCGACGCCTGGCGCGAAGGCACCCCAACCGGCCAATGGGAAACCAAATACAACTTCGTGGTCTCCGCCGACGAACTCGACGACTACCAGGACACCGCAACCACCCCGGCAACCCCGCATTTCGTCTGCAAAATCGCCCAGGTGATGGGGGATGGGAGTGTTAGTGATTTGCGGCCAGAGGGTGAGAGTGCAAGTCGTGATTGGGTAGTTAAAAATACTCAGTATCTAGTACCTTCATTCACTCAGGCGATTAATTTAAATATTCCCTCATCAGCCAAGAGTTTGAAGACGCTTGGTTATGATCAAGAAGGTGACGGAGTCAGCTTTGAATATTTTCTATCTGGCACAGGAACGCCAGGTGATACAGATAATGGTGGGTATTTTGTAGATCAATCTGGAAGAAAGTGGGTTCTTCAATTTGATGATGTAATACATATTAAAGCTTGGGGTGTAAATAGTACACGAATGCCAGAAGACAATGCAGCTAGAATCAGAGCTGCCCTCAATTTTGGTGGCAACGGCAAGCATTACGATTTTGGTGATAAAGATTACTCTTTTGGTGAGGTGCTCTTAGAAAAGACAAAAGCCACTTTGCGAGGTTCGGGAACGTATGATGGTGAGTTATTGATCCGCCATTCAGCTTATCTTGTAACGCATGATTTTGATATGGATTTTGATATCCATCTGTCAATGAAAACCGAAGACAATACAAAATCAGCTGTGAAGTATCACTATTGCTCAAAAGGTAAATGTGTCATTGATGGTGATGGATACAATGTTGTACATCATGCTATACATCACTCAGCGGAATTGGGGCCAGATTGGGGACAACCGGTCAGGCGAATAAAATTTGGTGGTGCTTATCGAAATGTGAACCATTTCATCAAGGGTGAAAACTCAGAAGATAACAACATATCGTTCACGATGGCTGATATTACGCTGATCCCGTCCACTGAAGGTACAGCGTTAATCTCGCATGTTGATATTGATACAATTGATGGATTTACATGCCATAGCCAAGTGCAGTTCTTCCCTGGTCACCACATTGGAAATCAGACTAAAAAGCACAATATTATCCTCAAAAAATATACTTGGGCGAATATCGCAGATAATAAGTTCTTCGAGTCCGGTGAAGAAGCTCTTTTGCTTATTGATGGAACTCGATTGATTCTTCATGACAACCAATACGCTTGGCCAGGGCAGAGAAAGCCTTGCTATGCTGTTGTTATTGATGGTCTACCAATTGCTGGGGATTATTTTAGTCAGTCAATTATTCACGATGAGAATGTAATTAGGCCAAGTCTAGGCGGGGTTATTATTAAAGCGGGTTCAGGACGTATAAAACTACATGATGTTGAAACCCATTATCCAGGACGTAATGAGCGTTATTATGGAACAACTCCGATTCCTGACGGTGACAAGTACGGTATTGAGGTTGAAGATGGAACCATTGATGTTAAAACGCACGATAACTATGTGCGTCGCGGTAAGTTCTTACTTTCCGGTGGTATCGGTCAATCAAATACCCACTTGAAAAACATCGAGGATATAAATGGAGATGGATCAGGTGTGGTCAGCGAGACGGTGCCAAGAGTGCTAACTTTGGATTATTCAACCAATAAAGTTGATGTAAGGCGATTTAGTATGGTGAACATAAAGCAGCCTACACCAACAATTATTGATGATTTGGAAAATACAGATTCAGAATCGAAGTTAGTTATTTTCCGGGCGTATAACGGGAATACCACATTCAAGAATTCATCGTTGTTGGTCTTGAAAGGAAGTAAGGATGTCACTGTTCCCGATAGAGGAGTTATTACATTCTTATGTATGTCAGATGGTTCAGCTGTTGAGCAATCACGATCATTTGATGCGGTGTTGGAGGCATAA
- a CDS encoding hemolysin, which translates to MKLPEIKFKYWMGRGELAKFARALHNYWGHVEAALKMPLQQHDPLTAPLGIVDLMAWQRDVTRLGEEPEDIYRIRVAHAYSFASEGGSKAGWEEMFDKLGYPHIAQDERLKDVDWDVISLQIRDGDLTEVPDLLDTVIRQYGRTCRRYQYTTYIELPIAAKCQAVEASYETSKITTRINVPGLPKVSSLECEYETSMITTRINVPGLPKVSNLECEYYVAKIKG; encoded by the coding sequence TTGAAGTTGCCTGAGATTAAGTTCAAGTACTGGATGGGCCGGGGCGAACTGGCGAAGTTCGCCCGGGCGCTGCACAACTACTGGGGCCACGTAGAAGCGGCGCTGAAGATGCCGCTACAACAACACGACCCGCTGACGGCCCCGCTGGGCATTGTCGATTTGATGGCATGGCAGCGGGATGTCACGCGGCTAGGCGAGGAGCCGGAAGACATCTATCGCATCCGGGTCGCTCATGCCTACAGCTTCGCCAGTGAAGGTGGCAGCAAGGCAGGCTGGGAGGAGATGTTCGACAAACTGGGCTATCCGCATATCGCGCAGGATGAGCGGCTGAAAGATGTTGATTGGGACGTCATCAGCCTGCAAATCCGCGACGGCGACCTGACCGAAGTGCCAGACCTGCTGGATACGGTGATCCGACAATATGGCCGCACCTGCCGTCGTTACCAGTACACCACGTATATCGAGCTGCCAATTGCGGCCAAGTGCCAGGCCGTCGAAGCCAGCTATGAAACGAGCAAGATTACCACCCGAATTAATGTGCCCGGGCTGCCGAAGGTAAGCAGCTTAGAGTGCGAGTACGAAACAAGCATGATCACCACCCGAATCAATGTGCCGGGGTTGCCGAAAGTCAGCAACCTTGAGTGCGAGTATTACGTAGCAAAAATTAAAGGCTGA
- a CDS encoding baseplate J/gp47 family protein, which produces MADIPKPDYEQIVKDAGIPTDKDGWKSVLKAEMENEGSVINNDSRFSPFWRVIEAAVTTCTTWLINVLLVKYILPNMFLATAKDKYLDLLAWACRVERKAASKTKGLIAFQRAAVKGPALIIPQGTWIQTEAINGKIYRVRVTEDTTLPEDETSVLAAVEAEEAGAGFNLGGGYYHILPQSVPGIALATNTDDWLIEAGADEESDDELRLRVRNQWSAVAKWHIDAAYRSLLMQKAGIQDDNIYFQHDAPRGPGTANALILLDTGEPSVEMIDMLNAHIRDNGQHGHGDDLLVMAMPDVDHNVTMKLWPKPSLTQEERAQLKADTEHFIRAAFRENLDYKPTRTNPISRFSFSKLGQELHAQFPSIASLEFGQADIINELTIPRLNTLEVTLEVA; this is translated from the coding sequence GTGGCTGACATCCCAAAACCTGACTACGAGCAGATTGTGAAAGATGCCGGGATCCCGACGGACAAAGACGGTTGGAAATCGGTACTGAAAGCGGAAATGGAGAACGAGGGCTCGGTGATTAACAACGACAGTCGATTTTCTCCGTTCTGGCGAGTGATTGAAGCTGCGGTGACCACCTGCACCACCTGGCTGATTAACGTGCTGTTGGTGAAATACATCCTGCCGAACATGTTTCTGGCCACTGCGAAAGATAAGTATCTCGACCTGCTGGCGTGGGCATGCCGGGTTGAGCGCAAGGCCGCCAGTAAGACAAAGGGGCTGATTGCGTTTCAGCGTGCGGCGGTCAAAGGCCCGGCGCTGATCATCCCGCAGGGCACCTGGATTCAGACCGAAGCCATTAACGGCAAAATCTACCGTGTGCGCGTCACCGAAGACACCACCTTGCCGGAAGATGAAACCAGCGTACTGGCCGCGGTAGAAGCAGAGGAGGCCGGTGCTGGATTTAACCTGGGCGGTGGTTACTACCACATTCTGCCGCAGTCAGTGCCGGGCATTGCGTTGGCAACCAATACCGATGACTGGCTGATCGAAGCCGGGGCAGACGAAGAAAGCGACGACGAGCTGCGCCTTCGGGTGCGGAACCAGTGGAGCGCAGTGGCGAAATGGCATATCGATGCAGCCTACCGCAGCCTGCTGATGCAGAAAGCCGGTATTCAGGATGACAACATCTATTTCCAGCATGACGCCCCGCGCGGGCCGGGCACGGCGAACGCGCTGATCCTGCTTGATACCGGTGAGCCCTCGGTTGAGATGATCGACATGTTGAACGCTCACATCCGCGACAACGGCCAGCACGGCCACGGTGATGACCTGCTGGTGATGGCAATGCCGGATGTTGACCACAACGTGACTATGAAGCTGTGGCCGAAGCCGTCGCTGACGCAGGAAGAACGGGCGCAACTGAAAGCGGACACGGAGCACTTTATCCGCGCGGCGTTCCGCGAAAATCTGGATTACAAGCCAACTCGCACCAACCCGATTTCCCGGTTTAGCTTCTCCAAGCTGGGGCAGGAGCTGCACGCCCAGTTCCCGAGCATCGCATCACTGGAGTTTGGGCAAGCGGATATCATCAACGAACTGACGATCCCGCGCCTGAACACGCTTGAGGTGACCCTTGAAGTTGCCTGA
- a CDS encoding DUF2590 family protein, with protein MTYLYQDMLIEDGDVVLDAGRNPVMIQDRAVIAQDIKHAIIESNLAVELVAERSPSKKADIRTQLELLVEEDTRLVPGTIRLEEPKEGVIYVLAKTIDFGELNLTVDVEINRG; from the coding sequence ATGACCTACCTCTACCAAGACATGCTGATCGAAGACGGCGACGTGGTGCTGGATGCAGGCCGAAACCCGGTGATGATTCAGGACCGGGCCGTGATCGCCCAGGACATCAAGCACGCCATCATCGAAAGCAACCTGGCCGTCGAGCTGGTTGCCGAGCGTAGCCCGTCGAAAAAAGCCGACATCCGCACCCAGCTTGAGCTGCTGGTTGAAGAAGACACCCGCCTGGTGCCGGGCACCATCCGGCTGGAAGAGCCCAAAGAAGGCGTGATTTACGTGCTCGCTAAAACCATTGATTTTGGCGAACTGAACCTGACCGTCGATGTGGAGATTAACCGTGGCTGA
- a CDS encoding phage tail tape measure protein yields the protein MLPDALKFQVGLVDQISKPLGNIKRQLNDVTQTYRAGAHSMAAGAVGVAGAGFALQQALMPAIEMDRALGEVKALGVADEGLRELTKTALNFSAQYGQSAVDVIAHAEGVKNAMGDMPGAVLASVTNSSATLAMAMKSDAETVNRYMKNLYGNYQKQADAMGKDAWAAQIAGMTAEMKRVYGVGMDALEGMIDGQHSLASSMGMSVHEQLATFGFLSQYMSEGDANTQLTNFLEGMHGAQEKLGIQFTDTAGEMLPMQQILDNVVHLFNRFGDAKAIKILDEAGLGDGALMLGKMVDDVEQFQTGYEAIGKVKGLGPANDMAKTMTDQWERLEQGIFAIQAAIGSALLPALMPVVEMMSDGAQEIVTWTQLFPNITKHIGYAAMGLLGLVAVGGVITMLSGALSVAWATMALLAKSCWGLVSAITKATFSVLKFIFNALLKLIPATIKATWWLVKMSATGLWGLTKAVANATWALLRMTAVGLWGLTKAVASATWALLRMAVIGMWGLTKAIASATVALLNMAATGMVSFIGAMGRGTMAALKFTAALLTNPIFLIVAGVAAAVTAVGALIYYWDDLKASFGDTTWFQILEGALQIIALPFQKFFQLISAGWQWAMSGFTDTSGFQFLFDMADQMRNIFGSVFEWFHSMLSGIWDTVKGLVDWIPGLGGDEVENLTKIDVVQKARPSVQVQPGGAAKSIANYAGNQTHYGGIAIYPASMSSPQDLAEELEFAAG from the coding sequence GTGTTACCTGATGCCCTGAAATTTCAAGTCGGCCTGGTCGACCAAATCTCTAAACCACTCGGGAACATCAAGCGCCAGCTGAACGATGTGACCCAAACCTACCGTGCCGGAGCCCATTCGATGGCCGCTGGTGCGGTGGGTGTTGCTGGGGCTGGATTTGCTTTGCAGCAAGCGCTGATGCCAGCGATTGAGATGGACCGGGCACTGGGTGAAGTGAAGGCGTTGGGTGTGGCCGATGAGGGGCTACGTGAATTGACCAAGACGGCTTTGAACTTCTCTGCGCAGTATGGTCAGTCGGCAGTTGATGTGATCGCTCACGCTGAGGGTGTCAAGAATGCAATGGGGGATATGCCCGGTGCTGTATTGGCGAGTGTGACAAATAGCTCTGCAACCTTGGCCATGGCGATGAAGTCGGATGCTGAAACAGTGAACAGGTATATGAAAAACCTGTATGGGAACTATCAGAAGCAGGCCGATGCTATGGGGAAAGATGCTTGGGCAGCTCAAATTGCAGGAATGACCGCTGAGATGAAGCGCGTTTATGGCGTCGGAATGGACGCGTTAGAAGGGATGATTGATGGCCAGCATTCGCTTGCTTCATCCATGGGGATGAGCGTGCACGAGCAATTAGCAACTTTCGGATTTCTTAGTCAGTACATGAGCGAGGGGGATGCGAATACCCAGTTGACTAATTTCTTGGAAGGTATGCACGGAGCCCAAGAGAAGCTGGGGATTCAGTTCACCGATACTGCCGGGGAGATGCTGCCAATGCAGCAGATCCTGGATAATGTTGTGCACTTGTTTAATCGGTTCGGTGACGCCAAGGCTATAAAAATATTGGATGAGGCCGGTCTCGGTGATGGCGCGTTGATGCTAGGAAAGATGGTTGATGATGTTGAGCAATTTCAGACTGGCTATGAAGCGATAGGAAAAGTGAAAGGCTTGGGGCCTGCAAATGATATGGCGAAAACGATGACGGACCAGTGGGAAAGGCTGGAACAGGGGATTTTTGCCATCCAGGCTGCGATAGGTTCGGCTTTACTGCCTGCTCTGATGCCTGTGGTTGAAATGATGTCTGATGGGGCGCAAGAGATTGTTACCTGGACTCAACTATTTCCAAACATCACCAAACATATTGGCTATGCTGCCATGGGATTACTCGGTTTAGTGGCCGTAGGCGGCGTGATTACCATGCTGAGTGGAGCGCTTTCAGTAGCTTGGGCGACCATGGCTTTGCTCGCTAAGTCCTGTTGGGGCCTAGTTAGTGCTATTACCAAAGCAACCTTTAGTGTTTTGAAGTTCATCTTCAATGCCTTGCTGAAACTCATACCAGCAACAATTAAGGCGACATGGTGGTTGGTGAAGATGTCCGCAACCGGGTTGTGGGGTTTAACGAAAGCAGTGGCCAATGCAACGTGGGCCTTGTTGCGAATGACCGCCGTTGGGTTGTGGGGGCTGACAAAAGCTGTAGCTAGTGCGACGTGGGCATTGCTGCGCATGGCTGTCATCGGAATGTGGGGATTAACCAAAGCCATCGCCAGCGCGACGGTTGCTCTTTTGAATATGGCTGCAACCGGAATGGTTTCGTTTATCGGCGCTATGGGGCGAGGCACCATGGCTGCCCTGAAATTTACTGCGGCGCTCCTGACAAACCCGATCTTCCTGATTGTTGCCGGAGTGGCCGCAGCGGTCACGGCTGTTGGCGCCCTGATTTATTACTGGGACGACTTGAAGGCCAGCTTCGGGGATACCACCTGGTTCCAGATTCTGGAAGGAGCGCTTCAGATCATCGCGTTGCCGTTCCAGAAGTTTTTCCAGTTAATCAGTGCCGGCTGGCAATGGGCAATGTCCGGTTTTACTGACACCAGTGGTTTTCAATTTCTTTTCGATATGGCCGACCAAATGAGAAACATCTTCGGCAGTGTGTTCGAGTGGTTCCACTCCATGCTGTCCGGCATTTGGGACACTGTGAAAGGCCTGGTTGATTGGATCCCGGGCCTCGGCGGGGATGAGGTCGAGAACCTGACCAAAATCGACGTGGTGCAGAAAGCGCGGCCATCAGTACAGGTACAGCCGGGCGGGGCCGCCAAGAGCATCGCCAATTATGCCGGAAACCAAACCCATTACGGCGGCATTGCTATCTATCCGGCAAGTATGAGCAGCCCGCAGGACTTGGCCGAAGAACTGGAGTTTGCTGCAGGATGA
- a CDS encoding DUF6890 family protein, giving the protein MLAWRRKWLPNATDEPADLARAIWLEREYWNNMAAVTANGVAKAFSHK; this is encoded by the coding sequence ATGCTGGCGTGGCGGCGCAAATGGCTACCGAACGCGACTGATGAACCGGCTGATTTAGCCCGTGCCATTTGGCTGGAAAGAGAGTACTGGAACAACATGGCCGCCGTGACTGCGAACGGTGTTGCCAAAGCCTTTAGCCACAAATAG
- a CDS encoding putative phage tail assembly chaperone, which yields MTQQKIITLEIAGKELQFEPTEAAYNDYMNELLPDNKVAPANNFLFSVVTDESKEPLREITKSNAGAAVQITSVVLAEFTPQMEIKVKK from the coding sequence ATGACACAGCAAAAAATCATCACCCTGGAAATCGCTGGCAAAGAGCTGCAATTCGAGCCGACTGAAGCGGCTTATAACGACTACATGAACGAGCTGTTGCCGGATAACAAAGTTGCGCCAGCGAATAACTTTTTGTTCAGCGTGGTGACCGATGAATCCAAAGAGCCCCTGCGTGAAATCACCAAATCAAACGCTGGTGCGGCTGTGCAAATTACCTCGGTTGTTTTGGCTGAGTTCACGCCGCAAATGGAAATCAAAGTAAAAAAATAA
- a CDS encoding DUF5675 family protein, translating into MKHYLLKRRYFPHGTFSTLHRADGSQVCCMVERPFLNNRPGKSCVPEGTYTLYPHKSQKFGECYALEGETLGVTRYGPSIRTHILIHKANRVSELQGCLAPGVDFGQVGNEWAVVNSTAAFNNLMAELGGETARLTIQKD; encoded by the coding sequence GTGAAGCATTACCTATTGAAACGCCGTTACTTCCCGCACGGGACATTTTCCACGCTGCACCGCGCAGATGGCAGCCAGGTGTGTTGCATGGTGGAACGTCCGTTCCTGAACAATCGACCGGGGAAATCTTGCGTGCCAGAAGGGACATATACCCTGTACCCGCACAAAAGCCAGAAGTTTGGCGAGTGCTATGCCCTTGAGGGGGAAACCCTGGGCGTGACCCGGTACGGACCAAGCATTCGAACGCACATCCTGATCCATAAGGCCAACCGTGTTTCTGAGCTGCAGGGATGTTTGGCGCCGGGCGTGGATTTCGGCCAGGTGGGTAATGAATGGGCCGTGGTGAACTCAACCGCCGCATTCAACAACCTGATGGCTGAGCTGGGCGGCGAGACTGCGCGACTGACAATTCAAAAGGACTGA
- a CDS encoding TraR/DksA C4-type zinc finger protein, translating to MSDVIDQGCRIEAQFRKVALANQLAASAAAKANGAYSETDCAECGDEIPQKRREQVPGCRYCTPCQQLAEKGKL from the coding sequence ATGAGCGATGTTATCGACCAAGGCTGCCGTATCGAAGCCCAATTCCGAAAAGTGGCGCTGGCTAACCAGCTGGCAGCCTCGGCCGCAGCGAAGGCGAACGGGGCTTACAGCGAAACAGACTGCGCTGAATGCGGAGACGAAATCCCGCAAAAACGCCGCGAGCAAGTACCGGGCTGCCGGTACTGCACGCCCTGCCAACAACTAGCCGAGAAGGGGAAGTTGTGA